In Verrucomicrobiota bacterium, the sequence GCTCTCGACCACGGAGTAAAGCTCCTCGCCGATCTCCTGGATATTGATCTGGTCGAGGATGTCGGATTCCTTGAACCGGACGATGACGGCGCCGTCCTTGACCTGGTCGACGGTGATCCGCTCGTATGAGCCTGCCATCCGCATCTCCTTTCTCGCACGAAGGTTGTGCCGCGTTCCATCGTCTTCCAACTCCGCATTCAACACCAGGCGGGACGCCGTGTCAACCAGCAACTCCCTGTGTCGCTTGGGCGCACAGCACATGCAAGACGCCTTTCAAACTGAGACAACGCACCAGGCAAGGCCCCTGGCAGGTCAAACAGGGTCCAGAGACGCCCGAGCGTTGCCTTCTGTTGCACCGCTGACGGGCATGGTTCCGTGCACCTTGGCACCTGTCTTGCTCACCGTTGACCTGTCACATCCTCCGCGGAGAGGCAGCCATGATCCGGAAGATGACGGTAGTCAAGTCTATGGACAAGGAAGGGCGTGAGGTATTCACGTACCTCAAGAGCCCTGCACCGCCTCAGCCCACGAGAAACCGGACGAAGAAGCGGTCCGACGCGATCAAGGTAACTGTCAGACTGCCGAGATAGCGCCGAGAGTGTCCGGGTCCTGAGAGGACCGACAGAAGTTTGCCCCCCACGCCCGCCCCTTGGCGGGCACTTTTTCTGCCTGTTGCCGCCGAGGGCCATTGGGCGCCCGCCTGAATTGTCTGGAACACAACCTGGCGCGCCCTATAATGCGGGCCGGAACAAATACGCCGGCACTCATGTAGGGAGAGCCATGAAGCGCGCACTCATTACGGGCATTACCGGGCAGGACGGGTCGTACCTAGCCGAGCTACTCCTGGAGCAGGGCTACGAGGTCTTCGGCATGGTACGCCGTTCGAGCCTGGAGAAGTTCGAGCGCCTCAACCACATCCGGAGCCGCATCACCATCGTGCAGGCCGACCTGCTCGACCAGCTCTCGCTGATCGAGGTGATCCGCCAGGCAAACCCGGACGAGATATACAACCTGGCGGCGCAGTCGTTTGTGCCCACCTCGTGGACGCAGCCGGTGCTGACGGCCGAGTTCACGGCAGTCGGGGTAACGCGTGTGCTCGAGGCAATCCGCCAGGTCAACCCGAAGACTCGTTTCTACCAGGCCAGCTCGAGCGAGATGTTCGGCAAGGTGCGCGAGGTGCCGCAGAACGAGAACACCCCATTCTACCCGCGCAGCCCGTACGGGGTAAGCAAGGCCTACGGCCACTACATTACGGTGAACTACCGCGAGAGCTACGGGCTGTTCGCCGTGAGCGGCATCCTCTTCAACCACGAGTCGCCGCGGCGTGGGCTCGAATTCGTGACGCGCAAGATCACCAACGCAGCCGCGCGCATCAAGTACGGGCTTCAAAAGGAGCTCAGGCTGGGCAATCTCGACGCGCACCGCGACTGGGGCTACGCGGGTGACTACGTTCGCGCGATGTGGCTCATGCTTCAGCAGGACGAACCGGGCGACTACGTGATCGCCAGCGGCAAGGCGCACAGCGTGCGCGACTTCGTCGAGGCGGCGTTCGGCTACGCGGGCCTCGACTGGCGGAAGTACGTGACGACCGACCCCGCGCTGCTGCGGCCGGCCGAGGTCGAACACCT encodes:
- the gmd gene encoding GDP-mannose 4,6-dehydratase, whose product is MKRALITGITGQDGSYLAELLLEQGYEVFGMVRRSSLEKFERLNHIRSRITIVQADLLDQLSLIEVIRQANPDEIYNLAAQSFVPTSWTQPVLTAEFTAVGVTRVLEAIRQVNPKTRFYQASSSEMFGKVREVPQNENTPFYPRSPYGVSKAYGHYITVNYRESYGLFAVSGILFNHESPRRGLEFVTRKITNAAARIKYGLQKELRLGNLDAHRDWGYAGDYVRAMWLMLQQDEPGDYVIASGKAHSVRDFVEAAFGYAGLDWRKYVTTDPALLRPAEVEHLIGDSTKARTVLGWEPEVDFEGLVKLMMDADLNRAEAAKAGRNSS